One genomic segment of Trichococcus shcherbakoviae includes these proteins:
- a CDS encoding DUF1456 family protein — protein sequence MDNNDILIRLRYALDIKDADMVEVFRLGGLELTKEAVQKMLLKSKKDEATDTAGATAPSEDDQLACDNATLESFLNGLITSQRGKAQAKPGETELKPEFVLNNGNVNNLLLKKVKIALTLTNEDMLEILESAGVTVSKSELSAVLRKEGHRNYKPCGDRYARNFLKGLALRYRG from the coding sequence ATGGACAACAATGATATATTGATCCGCTTGCGCTATGCGCTGGACATCAAGGATGCAGATATGGTGGAAGTGTTCCGCTTGGGCGGACTTGAATTGACGAAGGAAGCAGTACAAAAGATGTTGCTGAAATCGAAAAAAGATGAAGCAACGGATACTGCCGGGGCTACAGCCCCATCGGAAGACGATCAACTGGCTTGCGACAATGCGACACTGGAATCGTTCTTGAACGGACTAATCACTTCCCAACGCGGCAAAGCGCAAGCGAAGCCCGGCGAAACGGAACTAAAGCCGGAATTTGTGCTGAACAACGGGAACGTCAACAATCTGCTGCTGAAGAAAGTCAAGATCGCGCTGACTTTGACAAACGAAGACATGCTTGAAATCCTGGAATCGGCTGGAGTCACCGTGTCAAAAAGCGAACTGAGCGCGGTCCTGCGCAAAGAAGGGCACCGCAATTACAAGCCTTGCGGCGACCGCTATGCACGGAATTTCCTGAAAGGATTGGCGCTGCGCTACCGCGGATAA
- a CDS encoding VOC family protein, whose product MGRIIHFEIHVDDMERAKLFYGDVFGWTFEDWTAFTGTPYFGAITGDTSEPGINGALMQRQSAPPEVNQGLNAFVCTMGTEDYDATEALILEHGGKVAMPKNALTGMAWQGYYFDTEGNLFGIHQPDLNAK is encoded by the coding sequence ATGGGAAGAATCATTCATTTTGAAATCCATGTGGACGATATGGAACGGGCTAAGCTTTTCTACGGAGATGTTTTCGGGTGGACATTCGAAGATTGGACCGCTTTTACGGGTACACCCTATTTCGGGGCGATCACAGGGGACACGAGCGAACCGGGCATCAACGGCGCTTTGATGCAACGCCAAAGTGCTCCGCCTGAGGTAAATCAAGGGTTGAACGCTTTTGTGTGCACGATGGGGACCGAAGATTACGATGCGACCGAAGCGCTGATCCTGGAGCATGGCGGCAAAGTCGCGATGCCCAAGAATGCGTTGACCGGGATGGCTTGGCAGGGGTATTATTTCGATACGGAAGGGAATCTGTTCGGGATCCATCAACCGGACCTGAATGCAAAATAG
- a CDS encoding alanine--glyoxylate aminotransferase family protein: protein MRYKPNYAPGPTEVRENVRLARAKRTNNSDFDKTFVRYYREVSQKTGQVMGTTNEVLLLAGEGILALEAACASLTEPGDRVLVLDNGIYGEGFKDFVSIYGGVPVVLSFDHHSGIPTEAVRAYLEKDSDFKYATLVHCDTPTSVLNNVAELCPLLKEYGILTVVDSVAGMVGEPINVDANRIDICCGGTQKAISAPVGLAIVSVSADAQKAMDNRKTPIASFYANLQVFKGYAEKEYLPYTTSAGDVAALDAALDNILEEGIEAVYARHDRIATAVREAAQAYGLALFLDSDRSNTVTAIRIPEEIGALRLQEHLSENYDLLVATSLAQYADVILRIGHMGENAFIDKLVYVLAIVDNGLRDLGFVGKGDLAQLFIGSYKENN, encoded by the coding sequence ATGAGATACAAACCGAATTACGCCCCGGGTCCGACCGAGGTACGCGAAAATGTGCGTTTGGCCCGCGCAAAAAGAACCAACAACAGCGACTTTGACAAAACATTCGTCCGCTATTACCGTGAGGTCAGCCAAAAAACGGGGCAAGTCATGGGTACCACAAATGAAGTCCTGTTGCTTGCCGGCGAAGGGATACTGGCTCTTGAGGCAGCTTGTGCGAGTCTGACAGAACCCGGCGATCGCGTGCTCGTACTGGACAACGGCATCTATGGCGAAGGCTTCAAGGATTTCGTCAGCATCTATGGCGGCGTGCCGGTCGTCCTGAGTTTCGACCACCACAGCGGCATCCCTACCGAAGCGGTACGCGCCTATCTGGAAAAGGATTCCGACTTCAAATATGCCACCCTGGTCCATTGCGACACACCGACATCGGTACTGAACAACGTGGCTGAGTTATGTCCTTTACTGAAGGAATATGGCATTCTGACGGTGGTAGATTCCGTCGCCGGCATGGTCGGTGAGCCGATAAACGTCGACGCAAACCGGATCGACATTTGCTGCGGCGGAACACAAAAAGCCATTTCGGCGCCGGTCGGACTGGCCATCGTCTCGGTCAGCGCAGACGCCCAAAAAGCGATGGACAATCGCAAAACGCCTATCGCTTCCTTCTATGCTAATCTGCAGGTCTTCAAAGGCTACGCGGAAAAAGAATACTTGCCTTACACGACTTCTGCGGGCGATGTCGCAGCGCTCGATGCCGCTTTGGACAACATCCTGGAGGAAGGCATCGAGGCGGTCTACGCACGCCATGATAGGATTGCTACCGCAGTGCGCGAAGCCGCCCAAGCGTACGGCTTGGCCCTGTTCCTGGATTCCGACCGTTCCAATACCGTCACCGCCATCCGGATACCGGAAGAGATTGGTGCTTTGCGCCTGCAGGAGCACCTCAGCGAAAACTACGATTTGTTGGTCGCAACTTCATTGGCACAATATGCAGATGTGATCCTGCGCATCGGCCATATGGGCGAAAATGCCTTCATCGACAAATTGGTTTATGTTTTGGCCATCGTAGACAACGGTCTCCGCGATTTGGGCTTCGTCGGAAAAGGCGACTTGGCCCAGCTATTCATCGGAAGCTATAAAGAAAACAATTAG
- a CDS encoding SH3 domain-containing protein translates to MRINKNWRCAFIGILTGAVLSACSGSDEQTETEESESATTSSAVEAVDSAETASSETSNEEETAVVQPENPEPLTYEGDLELPVNGATGYASVRMDLKATADAGSETISELEAGTAFEVLEEVGDWWYVRTATESGWVQHLYCFINLPDVIPSIIYDNTNTYASKFVSSGKTIPGITGEALYDGKAYNMRLGKVSDIVPVLYSMSKKIHLAQQAALEEGNTLVIYEGYRPFFAQKLTVDALTTLAAADSEVMAGINTYPWNTNWFIATSVSNHQMGYAIDVTLAKITEQQEIVIGDYAATAITGYTEYTMPTTIHELSMASATFTGPVKSSSPTAWLQATLADTMNEAAILLQRYCTDAGLTPLASEWWHFNDLDARFSTEGNSSKGEYLLDATMSEAPEAAE, encoded by the coding sequence ATGAGAATCAACAAAAATTGGCGCTGCGCTTTCATCGGCATCCTGACGGGTGCGGTGCTGTCCGCTTGCTCCGGCTCGGATGAACAGACGGAAACAGAGGAGTCGGAGAGCGCTACGACAAGTTCGGCTGTCGAAGCGGTGGATTCAGCAGAGACGGCCTCGAGTGAAACATCGAATGAAGAGGAAACAGCTGTAGTCCAGCCGGAAAATCCGGAACCGTTGACGTATGAAGGGGATCTGGAGCTTCCTGTCAACGGGGCGACAGGCTATGCTTCAGTCCGGATGGATCTGAAGGCGACTGCGGATGCCGGATCCGAAACGATTTCGGAATTGGAGGCGGGCACCGCTTTTGAGGTGCTGGAGGAGGTTGGCGATTGGTGGTATGTCCGGACCGCTACTGAATCGGGATGGGTGCAGCATCTTTATTGTTTCATCAATCTTCCGGATGTAATCCCCTCCATCATCTACGACAATACCAACACGTACGCATCCAAGTTCGTTTCTTCCGGAAAAACGATCCCAGGCATAACCGGGGAGGCGCTTTACGACGGGAAAGCATACAATATGCGGCTGGGAAAAGTGTCCGATATCGTGCCGGTGCTTTACAGTATGTCGAAGAAAATCCATTTGGCGCAGCAAGCAGCTTTGGAGGAGGGGAATACTTTGGTCATCTATGAGGGGTACCGTCCATTTTTTGCCCAAAAGCTGACAGTGGATGCTTTGACAACCTTGGCTGCGGCCGATTCGGAAGTGATGGCGGGGATCAATACTTACCCTTGGAACACGAACTGGTTCATTGCGACAAGCGTTTCGAATCACCAAATGGGCTATGCCATCGATGTCACATTGGCGAAAATAACCGAACAGCAGGAAATCGTCATCGGCGACTATGCTGCGACCGCTATAACGGGCTACACGGAGTACACGATGCCGACCACTATCCATGAATTGAGCATGGCCTCGGCTACATTCACCGGACCGGTCAAATCCAGTTCCCCGACCGCCTGGCTCCAAGCCACCTTGGCAGATACGATGAATGAGGCAGCCATCCTCCTGCAGCGCTACTGCACGGACGCCGGTCTTACTCCACTGGCTTCGGAATGGTGGCATTTCAATGATTTGGATGCGCGTTTTTCCACTGAGGGGAACAGCAGCAAAGGCGAATACCTTTTGGATGCAACCATGAGCGAGGCACCGGAAGCGGCAGAATGA
- a CDS encoding ECF transporter S component — MQKAQGYSNTRTYDLVLTAILIALVFVATVFLNIKLPIGANGGLIHLGTAMLFLASILFGPKKGAIAGAVGMAIFDLMAGWVLWAPFTLVTRGLQGYLVGKLAWSKGRQGDSFAMNLLATLLSVPIMLVGYYLCEWILYGNAITPFASIPGNLVQNAVGIAISLPLSAILKKMNIAGR; from the coding sequence ATGCAAAAAGCACAAGGTTATTCAAACACACGCACTTATGATTTAGTTCTGACGGCGATCCTGATTGCGCTCGTATTCGTCGCTACAGTCTTCCTGAACATCAAATTGCCGATCGGGGCAAATGGTGGCTTGATCCACCTCGGCACTGCGATGCTCTTCCTCGCTTCCATCCTGTTCGGGCCGAAAAAAGGTGCCATCGCCGGAGCGGTCGGCATGGCCATCTTCGATCTCATGGCTGGCTGGGTTCTGTGGGCCCCCTTCACGTTGGTTACCCGCGGCTTGCAAGGCTATCTGGTCGGTAAATTGGCCTGGTCGAAAGGCCGCCAAGGGGACAGCTTTGCGATGAACCTTTTGGCCACGCTGCTTTCGGTTCCCATCATGCTGGTCGGTTATTATCTGTGCGAATGGATCCTTTACGGCAATGCCATCACACCGTTCGCTTCGATTCCCGGAAACCTCGTCCAGAACGCGGTCGGAATTGCCATTTCCTTGCCGCTGTCGGCAATTTTGAAAAAGATGAATATCGCTGGAAGATAA
- a CDS encoding TraX family protein: protein MQGISEIQKDLSSYTLKNLAIFAMFFDHIFAVFVPQDSLEGVALRIAGRIAAPIMCYMIAEGYHYTSNLKKYIVRLVMFAAVSHFPYVWYFGLPWWQATSVIWGLALGLVALAAAKREDWSLLLKATIVLACGLLAVPADWNYVAVLWILFFGLFRGQTEKQLLSFAVIGILFHIIPSISEIGWTQSYQIGIFLAVPLLLFYKGRQGKKSNVMKWGFYAFYPFHLLLLELVKMIVSA, encoded by the coding sequence ATGCAAGGCATTAGCGAGATTCAAAAAGACCTATCATCCTATACATTGAAGAACCTTGCCATATTCGCAATGTTTTTCGATCATATCTTTGCGGTATTTGTGCCGCAGGACAGCCTCGAAGGTGTGGCGCTGCGGATAGCGGGGCGGATTGCCGCCCCGATCATGTGCTATATGATTGCGGAAGGCTATCATTACACATCCAATCTGAAAAAATATATCGTGAGGTTAGTGATGTTTGCCGCCGTTTCGCATTTTCCGTATGTCTGGTATTTCGGCCTCCCGTGGTGGCAGGCAACGAGCGTCATCTGGGGATTGGCGTTGGGATTGGTGGCATTGGCGGCGGCCAAACGAGAGGACTGGTCGCTTCTGTTAAAAGCAACAATCGTTTTGGCCTGCGGTCTGCTGGCGGTACCGGCTGATTGGAATTATGTAGCGGTCTTGTGGATTCTGTTTTTCGGATTGTTCAGGGGACAAACCGAAAAACAGCTGCTGAGCTTTGCGGTCATAGGGATTCTGTTCCACATCATCCCTTCGATCAGTGAAATCGGTTGGACGCAATCCTACCAAATCGGCATTTTTCTGGCTGTGCCGCTGCTGTTGTTCTACAAAGGCCGTCAAGGGAAGAAATCCAATGTGATGAAATGGGGCTTCTATGCTTTCTATCCGTTCCATCTATTGCTGTTGGAACTAGTAAAAATGATCGTATCCGCGTAA